The Neoarius graeffei isolate fNeoGra1 chromosome 12, fNeoGra1.pri, whole genome shotgun sequence genome window below encodes:
- the serpinf2a gene encoding alpha-2-antiplasmin: MKLHPSLLMLLCLFRHGLMDEVRTPENTSPDSSFQYNGTSTPHQDTEKCNLSLEAQQAIGSAIAQLGLKLLKNLQPDPEHPNVILSPLSISLALSQLALGAKNETEKRLLGALHEDLLPDYYKKLSCLQEQLTVKAIKVASRIYLKPGFDLKKDFLEKSYQLFKSAPTPLTSVEEVNQWVEDATDDHIKNFLSILPPSVVLMLINAVHFKGEWKSRFDPRFTAKDLFYIDRQTSVKVDMMMGSKYPLSMFVDGEQGIQVARFPFQGTISFLVVMPMPSFNLSRALANLNISDLYQHLPSEKPMLVKLPKFKLEYKQDLQQALTSMGLGTLFSSPDLSGISVGPLVVSGVQHASSIELNEEGAEASAATSIILVRTIPVFAVNMPFIFAIADDVSHTPLFLGMVTNPNPGATAELSDDPEIFHFLSSNMPSDKPQNDDPYWDNMLHDEFQ, from the exons ATGAAGCTCCATccttcactgctgatgctgctctGTTTATTTAGACATGGACTGATG GATGAAGTCAGGACTCCTGAGAATACCTCTCCGGACAGCTCTTTTCAATATAATGGCACCAGTACTCCACACCAGGATACTGAGAAATGCAACTTAAGCCTGGAGGCTCAGCAGGCAATCGGTAGTGCTATAGCTCAATTGGGCCTAAAGCTATTGAAGAATCTGCAGCCTGATCCCGAACACCCAAATGTCATTCTGTCTCCACTGAGTATTTCTCTTGCACTTTCGCAGTTAGCTTTGG GTGCCAAGAATGAGACTGAGAAGCGACTGTTAGGAGCTTTACATGAAGATTTGTTACCTGACTATTATAAAAAGTTAAGCTGCCTCCAAGAACAACTGACTGTCAAGGCCATTAAAGTGGCCTCTCGTATCTACCTCAAACCAG GCTTTGACCTGAAGAAGGACTTTCTGGAAAAATCCTATCAACTGTTCAAATCGGCACCCACCCCACTCACTTCTGTCGAAGAAGTTAATCAGTGGGTCGAGGATGCCACCGATGATCACATCAAGAACTTTTTGTCCATTCTACCACCCAGTGTGGTCTTGATGCTGATAAATGCTGTTCATTTTAAAG GGGAGTGGAAGTCTCGCTTTGACCCACGCTTTACTGCCAAGGATCTTTTCTACATTGACAGACAGACCTCTGTAAAGGTGGACATGATGATGGGATCCAAATATCCTCTCAGTATGTTTGTGGATGGAGAGCAAGGCATACAG GTTGCTCGATTCCCTTTTCAGGGAACCATAAGCTTCCTGGTAGTCATGCCCATGCCATCATTTAATTTGTCAAGAGCACTTGCCAACCTCAACATCTCCGATCTGTATCAACATCTTCCAAGTGAGAAACCGATGCTTGTCAAACTGCCCAAGTTCAAACTGGAATATAAACAGGATTTGCAGCAAGCACTCACAAGCATGG GTTTGGGTACACTATTCTCTAGTCCGGATTTATCCGGTATCTCAGTGGGCCCACTTGTAGTCTCTGGTGTGCAGCATGCATCCAGTATCGAGTTAAATGAGGAGGGAGCTGAGGCCTCAGCTGCTACCTCGATCATTCTGGTCCGCACGATCCCCGTTTTCGCAGTCAACATGCCGTTCATCTTTGCCATAGCAGATGacgtctcacacacacctctcttcctTGGCATGGTCACCAACCCAAATCCTGGAGCAACAGCTGAATTAAGTGACGACCCAGAAATCTTTCATTTTTTGAGCAGCAACATGCCAAGTGATAAGCCACAGAATGACGACCCGTACTGGGATAACATGCTACATGATGAGTTTCAGTGA